ATAGAAGTTAATGAAGAGGGATATGTCATTACCAAGGAGTATCCATACGGCATGACGACGCGTAAGGGTGTGTTTGCTGGTGGCGATGTCGTTCATGAGCCGGCGACGGTTGTTTTGGCGATGAAAGAAGCGAAAAAGGTCGCGGCAGGTATTGCAAAATACGTAGAAGCGAAGAAGCTAATAGAAGCATTAGATAAAAACATATAAGAGGGTGATGATTTGCTAGATTCGCCATATTTTCGATTTGCGATTTGGGTGCTTGTCTTGTTTCTCATTATCTTAGTAGGAAGTCAGATATCCTTTATCTTTCACCCACTAGTTGTCATTGTACAAACGGTGTTCTTCCCGATCTTATTATCGGGGGTGCTGTATTATCTCATGGTGCCCACGGTTGACAGGCTCACGGAAAAGAGGGTGCCTAGAGGGATTGCAATATTGCTGATCTATCTTGCATTTGCAATAGTAGTAACAATTTTAGTTCTTGTACTAGGTCCGATACTACAAAGGCAAATTGGCAGTTTAATAGAAAATGCACCGACAATCGTCAATGGAATACGCGTGCGTTTGCTAGAACTACAAGACCATCCGTATGTGCTACAACTGGCGCAACAAGAGTCTTTTACATTTGAGGATTTAGCAAGGCGTTTATCACAATATATCAATCAGATTTTTGTATCTGTAGTGAATAATGTAGCAAGTTTTTTTGGCACATTAACAAATGTCTTTACTACGTTGCTGATGATACCGTTCATCTTGTTCTACATGCTGCAAAGTGGTGAAAAGCTACCTGGTGCTATGACAAGATTTTTGCCAAAGCATCACCAAAAAGAAGGTAAGTCCATCATCTATGACATGGATCGCACGTTAAGTGCGTTTATCCAAGGGCAAATTATAGTCTGTTTATGCGTAGGGGTGTTGTGCTATATCGGGTTTATGCTAATCGGTATCGATTATCCATTAATTCTGGCGATTGTCGCAATGGTGACGAATGTAATTCCGTTCGTGGGACCGTTTATTGGAGCAATACCAGCGATTATTGTGGCTATTCTCCACTCGCCAACAATGGTTGTGAAGGTTGCAATTGTAATCATTATTGTACAGCAAATTGAAAGTATGTTTATTTCGCCGCGCATTATGGGTGATAAACTAGCGATTCATCCAGTCACCATTATTCTCATTATCTTAATCGCGGGTCGACTAGCTGGTTTTCTAGGTTTGATATTAGCAATTCCAACCTATGCAATTTTAAAAGTCATAGCATCCTATATGTACCGTTTCGTAAAGTTACGCATGGGATGGGATCATAAATAGCATCATTACAAGTAGTAAATCTAGGGGTGAGGAATTGACTCAAGAGAACGTTCGTGAAGTACGAGTAGGATCGCGATATCGCCATTTTAAAGGGAACGAATATCTTGTATTGCATGTTGCGAAACACTCAGAGACGATGGAGGAATATGTGGTGTATCAACCGCTCTATGGGGAGCGAGGGATTTGGATACGACCGTTGTCGATGTTCTTGGATAAAAAGGAAGTCGATGGAGTCCTTGTCCATCGCTTTGAAGAAATTGATGAACGATGAGTGTTTAAGAGAATGATGACATAAAAAGAGATTGCCGACGTTTCGAATGTCGACAATCTTTTTTTATCATCAGAAAGTGTAATTCCGTAATTTTAAAGAGAGTTTATTGCTTACCACTACAAGATTTGGCAGTAACGCAAGATAATTTATACACGAATTGCTTTCTTGCGGTATGGTACGTAGAACTTATAGAGAAGAAGTTATCCCACATGTGAGATAATTCTTCATTTCGATAATCCTCTAATGGTTTTATTTGTTCATCGAGTTTTCGCTGGATTTGTTTGTCTTTTAACAGCTGTTCATACTTTTTAGATGCTACTAAATGCTCTACAAATGCTTTTACCCCAGGTATTAAAGCGGAAGAATCATAAATTACATCAATTAAACCAATGGCTTTTGCTTTTCTCGTACTTAATGGCAGGCAGCTCTCGGTCAAAGTGGATGTTAATGTGGTCCCTACTCTGCTTGGTAATAGATACGTCCAATACTCAGAACCATACAAACCCATTTTTTTATAATGAGGATTTAAGATAATGCCATCTCTAGCAAACACATAATCGCTAGCTAAAGCCATAATAACGCCCCCTGCTGCTGCGTTGCCCTGTAATGCAGAAATGACAATTTTTGAATCTGTCAGTATAATATCTCGAACTAAATCATCAATCGCGTTAATATTGCGCCAAGATTCATGTCCAGGATGCGGGGAAGCTTCTATAACATTTAAGTGTATACCATTGGACCAGAAGTCTTGTCCACCAAGCAGTACTAATACTTTTGTGTTTTTTGATAAAGCGGTTTGATACGCATCGCGCAATCGATAGCACTGTTCTGTGCTCATAGCACCATTGTAGAAATTGAACTGCAAATAGCCGACTTCATTTTTCTCATGATAAAAGATTTCTCTGTAAGTAGAGCCAGAATGAGAATCGAATGGAGACAGAGCTATACTAGGAACTTGATCGAGCTGATCTTGAAGAACCATTTCGGCAGGGAGTTTGCACGACAATTCTCCCTGGAGCGGCTTCTTTTTCAGATGGCTTATCCATACGGCACCATCGCCAGTAGCGCGACATATAGCTCCATCGCGCTTTGCTATAATATCGCCGGGAGCTCCCTTGAGTTTCGACTCCTCGTGCACTCCATATAGATAATAAGATTGGCCGTTAATTGTATCCAGCACTCCAGGCTGACTGTCGGCACAACGAATTTTTCGTGCGATCTGTGATGTAGGCTCGTGCCAATTGATTGCACGGTCTAGTTGTTTCATAGGAGTATGAAGGATTCCGATGGTATCAGAATGACTATAATCTAATGGTGTAGGTTTAAATGTTCCAGATTCAAACTTTTCGATAGTATCTAACAAACCCTTGATTGCAGCATCACAACCCTCCTTGCGATATAAGGCGCTTTTTGAAGCATTGCGTACTGGAAAGTTATGAGTTGCCCAGATATCTCCAGCATCCATCTCTGGAGAAGCTTCTAATAAAGTCACTCCCCACAGTTTTTTGCCGTTTAGGATAGCCCAGTCAAGAGAAGATGGACCGCGATCACCCTTCACGCCTGGGTGGACAATGATGCACTTATATCGCATCCATAATTGATCAGGGATATATTCTTTTAAAAAAGGTGCAATGATTAATGAAGGATTAAAGCGTTCAGCAGCCTCCAACATTTTCTCACTGCTAGTAGAAAGTTGCACAAGTACATTATGGCCTCTGTCAGTTAACTCTACATAAGCCCTTTGGCTAAGACTATTATGGGCAGAAACGAGAAATAGGATTTTTATGATAAGAACCCCCTTGGTGGTATCAGAATTTGATACAAAGATAACGAAACTATCTTAGGTAATAGATATTAAGTAATTATATAAGATAAATCGGAAATTACTATGAATTCCGTCACATGTATAGAAAAAAATAAAGTTTAGTCAAAAACAAAAAACTAGGATGCTTATATGCAAGCAATCCTAGTTTCGACAAGTTATATTAGCCAATTTCGTTAAGATCATATGGCGTTTGTTGGTATACATAGTAGTTGAGCCAGTTCGAGAAAAGCAAGTTCGCGTGAGAGCGCCAACGCACGATTGGTTCTTGTGTTGTGTCATCGTTAGGGTAATAATTCTTAGGAATTGCAATTTCTTTACCAAGGCCACAATCGCGATCGTATTCGTATTTTAGAGTAAGAGGGTCATACTCAGAATGTCCTGTTACGAATACTTGTCGACCGTCCTTGGAAGCTACTATATAAACGCCGGCTTCTTCTGACTCGGATAACACCTCAAGGGCGGGTACGTTTTCTATGTCCTCTTTGCGTGTGTAGGTATAGCGCGAATGAGGTACGAAGAAAATGTCATCAAAACCGCGTAATAAAGCAACTTTCTTTTGATTTAATGTATGTTTAAAGACCCCAAACTGTTTTGATTCAAGTGGAAACTTGGGTACGCCGTAATGGTGGAATAGCCCCGCTTGTGCACCCCAACATATATGAAAGGTAGAGGTTACATTCTTCACGGTCCAATCCATGATTTCTGCAAGCTCATTCCAATACTTCACTTCTTCGAATTCCAAATGCTCAACAGGTGCACCAGTAATAATCATGCCGTCAAACTTTTCGTGTTTGATATCTTCGAAATGCTTATAGAACATGCTCAAGTGATCAATCGGTGTGTTCTTAGGCATATAGGATTTCGGATGAAGTAGTACAATATCAACCTGAATCGGAGAGTTTCCTAACAAACGCAAGAGATGAATCTCTGTTGCGACTTTCGTCGGCATCAAATTAAGAATAAGAATCCGTAACGGTCGGATATCTTGATGTAACGCTTGTTTTTCCCCCATAACGAAAATATTCTCATTTTGTAATATTTCAGTTGCCGGCAAATTGTCCGGTATTTTTACTGGCATTTGCAAATCCCTCCCCAATGAAAATGCAACTATAGGAGCATAGCTGGACTGATTATTCAAAAAATTCTTTAAAATCCATCATAGCACGAAAAAACAAAATTGAAAACAATATATTTAGGTTTTCTGTTCGATTATTAATCCCTTTAAATCACCACTAAAGTTCTCGTGTTCCAAATATTTATTACGGGAGCGGTACTTCGGCAAACGAATGTTTTGTAGTGCTTTATATAATGGAAGGATAATCTCTTTCATTGGTGAAAAAATTGCATCTGTAGGATTCTTAGTTGAATGCTGATCTGTTGTAAGCTCACCAAATTCATTAGTTAACGATAGCTTTCGGATATATGTATCAGCATCTAGTGTTAGTCTTCCCTGCTCGACACCGCTAATACCGAAATCTTCAAGAACGCTTTTGTAACTCGTGAGCAGATGTTGGATGTTGTGACTTTGACTCGTTTTTGCTGCTGTATCGAATGCTTGTAATGAATGATAGGCGGTGTTGAATTTTGAGATAAGCTCTTGCATGTGATCTATTAAATGACCCTCGGTATCATCGTGTATGCGCACCAATGTTTGCTTTACTGCCTTTTCATCATGGTAAAACTTCCTGAATTCTTCTTTGAGATCCTTGATGGATTCGTAATAGTTATCATAAAACATCAATTGATGATCGGAAGGATGCTCGGAATGATTATTCATGGAACGCGTGCTGTCTATAGGGTCTACTTTGACAACCGATTGCGGTTGGTTTAATTCCTTCGCATGATGCAGACGAAAGCGACTATTTTTCAGTAATGAATATCGCGAGATGCGTGCCATTGGATTTCCTCCTTACCTGATTTCTGTGCTAAAAAGAAACTAAGTTAATACGTAATACGGTTCTATGTTTAGGTTTAGCTCTAATATCGGCGTATTGATAAGTTTTGTTAAATCACTGTATAAGATAGTCAGGACATTATAGGGCAAGATAATGTTATACATCATATGATTTGAACAGGAAAAAATTGTGCGATACAATACAAGTAGACGCTACAAGCAGTAATCAAGAGATTGAAATCACATGAAAGGAGAGTTGAGGATGAAAGCAGAGGATATTATGACTTCAGATGTAATTACTGTCGGTCTGCAAGACACCATTGAAGACGTCGCTAAGATATTAGTGGAAAAGAAAATCAGTGGTTTACCAGTGGTTGACGAAGGGGAATTGGTGGGGATTATCAGTGAGGGCGATATTGTTTTTCAGAATAAAAAAGTAACGCCACCGGCTTATGTTGATATTCTTGGTGCGTTAATTACCATTGGAAGCCAGGAGCAGTATTTACATGAAATTAAACGCGCTCTTGCTACTCAAGTGAAAGATCTAATGGTAACGAATGTAATGACAGTAGAAGCAGAAGCATCTTTAGAGGAAGTAGCAACTATGATGATTGATCATAATATTAATCGCGTTCCGGTCGTAAGCAAGAAGAAATTGTTGGGAATTATTACTCGACAAGATATCTTGAAAGCAATGGGAAATAGATAAACACCAGGTTTCAGTAACGAAAAGGTTGTTTCTTACTAGTTAGTTGTACCAAAAATTACACTATTTTAATGTAGACTCCAAAAATAATTTTAGGAAATGATAATAATTAAAGACGATTAATTAGAATCTACTAGTTGTTGAGGGGGAAATAGATAAAATGGCTGTATTTACTCGAGAAAATATAAAACAATTGATGGGTCATGGTGATAAACTTTGTATTTCTATTTATTTGCCAACAGGCACTACGGGGGCTGAAGGTAAGCAAGGGCAAATCCGTCTGAAAAATTTATTAAGACAAGCACAAGACCAAATGATAGAAAATGGGTATAAGAAACAAGATATTGAAGGATTAACGGAACCTATTCAAACACTTATTTCAGACACACTATTTTGGAGCTACCAACGTGGGGGCTTAGCAATCTTTTTAGCGGAAAATGTGTTTGAATATTATCAAGTTCCGTATGAGTTTGAAGAGTTGGCAATCATTGCTCAGAACTTCCATCTTAAACCGTTGATGCCATTGTTCGTAGAAGATGGAACGTTTTATGTCTTGGCATTAAATCAAAAGCACGTGAAACTACTTGCCTGCTCAAGATTTCTGCATTATGAAATACCGTTAGAGGATGTACCGACAAGCTTAGAAGAATATTTAAAATACGATGATCCGGAAAGGCAATTACAATTCTCTTCCTTTAACCCTGCGGGGGGCGTGGGGAGAAGTGTTGCTTCTTATCATGGCCATAGCTTGAGTGATGAAGAGAAGACAAATTTGCTGCGCTTTTTCCAAGAGATTGAAAAAGGTGTGCGAAAAACGCTGCAAGACAGTCGGTCCCCTTTAATACTGGCAGGAGTTGAATATTATCTGCCTATGTACAGAGAAGCGAACCAATATTCTACTGTGATTGAACCGGGCATAGTTGGAAGTGTAGAAGCTTTTTCGAACGATGAACTTCATGAAAAAGCATGGGAAATTGTGGAATCTTATTTTCAACAAGCGCGTGAAGAAGCATTATCGAAATATCAAGAAATTGTTGGTACTGGAAGAACATCAACGGATATAAAAGAGATTGTTTTGGGAGCCTACACAGGAAGAATAGCAACCATGTTCGTGGCGAGCGGAAAGCAGCAATGGGGAAGGTTTGATAAGGATACAAGTGAAGTGATTCTCGAAGATCAATCAACCATCGAAAATCAAGATTTACTCAATGATGCAGCAATCCAAACCTTTTTGAACAATGGAACGGTATACGTAGTTTCAGAAAAGTTAGTGCCTGACAATAAAGAAGTAGCCGCGATGTTCCGATTCTGATGCCCGGCGTAATACTTTAGAGTCAACAAAAGCGATGCAGAGAACTTGCATCGCTTTTGCAAATAATATATATACGTGTATATAAATACATCAAGATTCACATGAAGTGTTTTTTATAATGCCTTTTTGAATTCAAGCCCAGGTACAGACTAGTGAATAATAACCATTGACTAACGATGCGCTAAAATTTATAATTTACCACTTGTAAAATAACCGCATTTGGTATATACTAAAAGCAAGAAAACAGCAATAACTTCTTAAGAGACTCAACCATAAAAAGTTAAGTTCCGGTATGAAAAGATCATAAATAGTGTTTGATCGATTATGCTGGAAGCATTTAATGACCATCTCAATAGATGGTTCCCTATAAGGGATGAAGGTTGGTTTAGTCTTAGAATGGATTTGCGGAACTGACTGCCCATCAGGTAATTCTGAAAATGGTATGTGTAAAGTGAAGTAAAGTAACCATCAAGTAACTAAAGGTAACGATGATTCTAAATGAAACATGTAATGTTTGCTCGTGGATAGAATCGTAAGGTTTAGAGGCGAGTTATAAGCCCTGATGAGTGATGGTTGAGTCTCTTAAGAAGTTATACCATAGTTCAGCAAAAGAGTATGCTTAGAATCGAGCATACTCTTTTGTTTGCGATTAGCATTTTCAACTTCTAGGTATGAATTGTCTTTTTCTACCCAAAACTGTATACTATGGGATAGCTTATGATAAAGAAAGTGGGTGTCAAATGCCAAGAAAATTTTCGGATTTAGGTATTCGACGGGTTCTTAATGAAGAATTACATAAACAAGGGATTACGGAAGCTACACAGATTCAGGCGGAAACAATTCCGCTGTTGTTAAAAGGGAAAGATGTCATTGGACAGGCACAGACAGGCACTGGGAAGACACTAGCATTCTTACTGCCAATCCTTGAACGCATCAATACGAAAAAAGATGCAATACAAGCCTTAATTATTACTCCTACGCGAGAGATAGCAATTCAAATAACGGCTGAGTTAAACAAGTATATTGATCACGTGAATGCCAAGGTTTTGGCTTGTTATGGTGGACAGGATGTGGAAAGACAAATTCAACGTCTGCGTTCTCGTCATATTGTAGTAGGGACGCCAGGTCGATTATTAGAGCATGTGGGACGTGGCACGATTAAATTATCGGATGTATCGATGGTTGTACTTGATGAAGCAGACCAAATGCTACACATGGGTTTCTTGCCGGATGTAGAAGAAGTCATTACTAAGACATCGTCACGCAGACAGACAATGTTGTTTTCGGCAACGATTCCTAAAAATGTACGAGTTCTAGCGAAAAAGTATATGAAGAAACCAACGTTTGTTCAAGTCCAAGAAGGTAAGAAAATCACACTAGATGACATTCAGCAAGTCATGATTGATACGACAGAGAACAAGAAGACGGATCTGCTTTGCGAGCTTATCGATAAGTATCGTCCGTATCTTGCGATTGTATTTTGTGGGAAAAAGGAAAAAGCAATAGAAGTAAATAAAGAGTTAGCAGAACGCGGCTATGAATGTGACGAATTACATGGAGAATTGAGCCAATCGAAACGTCAACAAGTCATGAAGCGTTTTCGTGACGCGAAGCTGCAAATCCTTATTGCAACCGACATTGCGGCACGCGGGCTAGATGTGGAAGGTGTCACACATGTATTTAGTTACGATATACCGCGGAGCACGGATTGGTATATTCATCGAATTGGGAGAACAGGTCGAGCTGGGGAAAAAGGAATGGCTATTACTTTTGTAACCCCTGATGATGTTGAAAAGCTCCAGAAGATTGAAAAAGGCATTGCGAGCAAGTTAGAGCGCCGAGATAAAGATGGCGAAACAATCATTAAACCAACGGTAAAACGGACGTATCAGCGTGGTGAAGGTAAAGCTTCTCCAGATAAAAAGAACGCTAAAGGCGGTAAAGCCCGCGGTTCAAAAACTGGCTCTGTAAAGGGCAATAGAAGTACCACGAAAGCATCAGGTAGAACGGCTGCGAAAAGCAGTTCAAGGACTGCAAAAACGTCAAGAATATCTAGAACATCAACAACACCAAGAAAACAATCATAAAGAAAACTTAGTGGCAATTATTTCGAAGCTTAGCGGCTCTTATCTCCGACGTACAAAAGTGGGAGTATCAATAACGCCGCTGAGATTAAACATGGGTATATGGAGGCAGAGTAATCAATGATAAGTACAGTAGGAATCAGTCTTCAATATGGGGGACGCAAATTATTTGAAGATGTAACAATTCAATTTACGGATGGAAATTGCTATGGTTTAATCGGTGCTAACGGCGCTGGGAAATCTACGTTCTTAAAGATATTATCTGGGGAAATTGACGCGAATAAAGGGGAAGTAATCTTACCTGCGAATTCACGCTTAGCTGTCTTGAAACAGAACCACTTCGAGTATGAAGAGGAAGAAGTATTGAAGACGGTCATCATGGGTCACCATCGTTTATTTGCAATTATGGAAGAGAAGAATGAATTGTACGCGAAGGAAAACTTCACAGATGAAGACGGCATTCGTGCTGCTGAGCTTGAAGGAGAATTCGCTGAGCTTAACGGTTGGGAAGCAGAATCAGAAGCGGCAATTTTACTATCCGGTTTAGGGATTACAGAAGACTACCACGATAAGAAAATGAAAGAGCTAAGCGGATCTGAAAAAGTAAAGGTTCTACTTGCACAGGCGCTTTTTGGTCGTCCTGATGTACTGCTGTTAGACGAGCCGACGAACCATTTAGACTTAAAAGCGATTGAGTGGTTAGAGAACTTCTTAATGAACTTTGAAAGCACTGTCATTGTAGTATCCCATGACAGACACTTCTTGAATAAAGTGTGTACCCATATCGCTGACGTTGATTTTGGGAAAATTCAATTATACGTAGGAAACTATGACTTCTGGTACGAATCAAGCCAGTTAGCATTAAAAATGGCAAGAGAACAGAACAAGAAGCAAGAAGAAAAGATTAAAGAGTTGCAAGCATTTATTGCGCGTTTTAGTTCAAACGCATCGAAGGCAAAGCAAGCAACTTCTCGCAAAAAGTTATTAGACAAAATTACCCTAGAAGACATTAAACCTTCTACTCGCAAATATCCGTACATTGATTTTAAATCAGAACGTGAAGCTGGAAATGATTTAGTGCGTGTCGAAGGAATTAGTAAAACAATCGACGGAGAAAAGGTCTTAGACAATATCTCGTTTATCGTGAATAAGGGAGATAAAATTGTTCTTACAGGTCCTAATGAATTAGCGAAAACAACTCTGTTCAAAATCCTTATGGGTGAAATCGAACCAGATAGTGGTACATTTACTTGGGGGATTACGACCACAAGAGCATATTTTCCAAAGGATAACTCGGAATATTTCGAGGGCGTGGATTTGAACTTAGTGGATTGGCTACGACAGTACTCAAAGGATCAGTCAGAGAATTACATCCGTGGTTTCTTAGGCAGAATGCTATTCTCTGGGGAAGAAGCACTTAAGAAAGCGAGTGTCCTTTCTGGAGGAGAAAAAGTACGTTGCATGCTCTCTCGAATGATGAATAGCGGAGCTAACGTATTGCTATTGGATGAGCCGACGAACCATTTAGATCTAGAATCAATTACAGCCTTGAATACGGGCTTAACAAAGTTCAATGGGACACTTTTCTTCACATCCCATGACCGTCAGTTTATTGAAACGATTGCAAATCGCATAATAGAAATCACGCCAAAAGGAATTATCGACAGACAATGCTCGTATGAAGAGTTCCTAGGGAATGATGATTTACAAAAGCAGTTACAATCGATGTACCAGTAATAGCTAAATCTCAAAAATCAAAACGCAACTCTTAAGATTCAAAACTCAAGATTCAAAACTCAAGATTTAAAAATAATAAAGGGCTAGGCAGTTCGCTATTCTATATAGTGGATGCCTGGTCTTTTTGTGCGTCACGGCATCTAAAGCATTTACCGCGCTTTTTATCACATTCATTAGGAGGAATTTCTATAGAAAATGAAGAATATATGTAGTAAACAAGTATGGCAAGTAGGGTTAACTATGGAACAAACGTATCAGGCAATTGTGATTGAAGATAATCAAGATACAGGGGAACTGATTGTACGAGCTCTTGCTAAATCGGGTATTCAGACCATTCACTTTTGTCGATACTAAGGGTGCCATCGATATCTGTCCGAAACGATAATGCTCTCGAAACTCATGTGCGGTTATATAACGTAAGAAGTAAGGTCATACTTATTAGGAGGCGCTAAATGAAGGTTGAAGGAGTCATCTTAGCTGCAGGTCTTTCGAGTCGAGCCATCGTGTACAAGATGGAACTTGACTTTGGTGGTAAAACTCTGATTGAACGGAGTATTGAGGCGATTTATGATCTGTGTGACCAAGTAATCGTCGTCGGTGGGTACAAGATTGAGGTCATTAGAGAGTTAACGAAAAGGTTTTCCAGGGTGAAAGTAGTAGAGAACCCTGCATATGCAAAAGGTATGTTTACTTCAGTCAAGGCGGGCCTAGTGGCAACAACGGCAGAGAAAGTGCTGTTTACTCCAGGAGATTACCCGTTGATAACCCCGAAGACATGTGAGATAATGTTACATAAAGAGGGAGAGGTCGTCGTTCCTTTATGGAAAGGGAAGAAGGGACATCCGATTGTATTACGCCGGTCACTTATCAATGAAATTTTATTGGAACCGGATGACTCCAATTTGAAAGCAATTTTACGGCGCAAGATAGCTGCTTTTGTGGATGTAAATGACCCTGGTATACTCATCGATATTGATACCATGAGTGACTATAACAATATCATAGAACGGTATAAAGATTTCTTTCAGCATAAATAATTGCGTGCAGCAAGAGGAGAGACGAAGATGACGGTACGAACATATAGTTCATGTATTAGCAAACCGATTCCGAAGCTGGATAATCATTCGAAATTAAGTGGGTCAGCAAACTATGTTGCTGACTTATGCTTTGAGGGCATGTTATTTGCAAAGACAATTCGATCAACAAAAGCGAAAGCTAGAATTATGCATGTAGAAATTCCTCCATTGCCTGAGGGCTATTATGTGATTGATCGACACGATATCCCTGGGAAGAACATTGTTAAGATGATCTATGAGGACCAACCGTTTCTAGCGAATGAAATTGTCAACTATGTAGGGGAGCCGATTCTCTTAGTTGTCGGTCCTGATAAAGAGAAGATACTTTCCATTACGCAAGCGATTACTATTATTTATGAGGAATTACCAATGGAGCAAGCGCCATTTGTCGAATATACCTACAAGAAGGGTAATGTTGACACGATATTTGGTGATGCTTCATATGTGATAGAAGATGAATATAAAACGGGTTATCAGGAACAATTATATATCGAACCCCAGGGCGTTATTGCAGTGCCAGAAGGGGGCCGTATGTACATTTACGGTAGCTTGCAATGTCCGTATTATGTAAAAGATGCTGTAGCCCAAGGATTAGGGTGGGAAGGCGATCGAATTTCCGTCAATCAAACAGTCATTGGTGGAGCGTTTGGCGGAAAAGAGGATTATCCATCGATCATTGCAGGTCATGCGGCATTTGCTGCGCAAAAGACTGGCAAGCCTGTACAGCTGATTTTCGATAGAAATGAAGATATCATTTCGACGCCAAAGCGACATCCGTCTGT
The DNA window shown above is from Desulfuribacillus stibiiarsenatis and carries:
- a CDS encoding AI-2E family transporter, translating into MLDSPYFRFAIWVLVLFLIILVGSQISFIFHPLVVIVQTVFFPILLSGVLYYLMVPTVDRLTEKRVPRGIAILLIYLAFAIVVTILVLVLGPILQRQIGSLIENAPTIVNGIRVRLLELQDHPYVLQLAQQESFTFEDLARRLSQYINQIFVSVVNNVASFFGTLTNVFTTLLMIPFILFYMLQSGEKLPGAMTRFLPKHHQKEGKSIIYDMDRTLSAFIQGQIIVCLCVGVLCYIGFMLIGIDYPLILAIVAMVTNVIPFVGPFIGAIPAIIVAILHSPTMVVKVAIVIIIVQQIESMFISPRIMGDKLAIHPVTIILIILIAGRLAGFLGLILAIPTYAILKVIASYMYRFVKLRMGWDHK
- a CDS encoding DUF1653 domain-containing protein translates to MTQENVREVRVGSRYRHFKGNEYLVLHVAKHSETMEEYVVYQPLYGERGIWIRPLSMFLDKKEVDGVLVHRFEEIDER
- a CDS encoding enoyl-CoA hydratase-related protein, encoding MQLSTSSEKMLEAAERFNPSLIIAPFLKEYIPDQLWMRYKCIIVHPGVKGDRGPSSLDWAILNGKKLWGVTLLEASPEMDAGDIWATHNFPVRNASKSALYRKEGCDAAIKGLLDTIEKFESGTFKPTPLDYSHSDTIGILHTPMKQLDRAINWHEPTSQIARKIRCADSQPGVLDTINGQSYYLYGVHEESKLKGAPGDIIAKRDGAICRATGDGAVWISHLKKKPLQGELSCKLPAEMVLQDQLDQVPSIALSPFDSHSGSTYREIFYHEKNEVGYLQFNFYNGAMSTEQCYRLRDAYQTALSKNTKVLVLLGGQDFWSNGIHLNVIEASPHPGHESWRNINAIDDLVRDIILTDSKIVISALQGNAAAGGVIMALASDYVFARDGIILNPHYKKMGLYGSEYWTYLLPSRVGTTLTSTLTESCLPLSTRKAKAIGLIDVIYDSSALIPGVKAFVEHLVASKKYEQLLKDKQIQRKLDEQIKPLEDYRNEELSHMWDNFFSISSTYHTARKQFVYKLSCVTAKSCSGKQ
- the metA gene encoding homoserine O-acetyltransferase MetA; this encodes MPVKIPDNLPATEILQNENIFVMGEKQALHQDIRPLRILILNLMPTKVATEIHLLRLLGNSPIQVDIVLLHPKSYMPKNTPIDHLSMFYKHFEDIKHEKFDGMIITGAPVEHLEFEEVKYWNELAEIMDWTVKNVTSTFHICWGAQAGLFHHYGVPKFPLESKQFGVFKHTLNQKKVALLRGFDDIFFVPHSRYTYTRKEDIENVPALEVLSESEEAGVYIVASKDGRQVFVTGHSEYDPLTLKYEYDRDCGLGKEIAIPKNYYPNDDTTQEPIVRWRSHANLLFSNWLNYYVYQQTPYDLNEIG
- a CDS encoding CBS domain-containing protein, with the protein product MKAEDIMTSDVITVGLQDTIEDVAKILVEKKISGLPVVDEGELVGIISEGDIVFQNKKVTPPAYVDILGALITIGSQEQYLHEIKRALATQVKDLMVTNVMTVEAEASLEEVATMMIDHNINRVPVVSKKKLLGIITRQDILKAMGNR
- a CDS encoding baeRF3 domain-containing protein, translated to MAVFTRENIKQLMGHGDKLCISIYLPTGTTGAEGKQGQIRLKNLLRQAQDQMIENGYKKQDIEGLTEPIQTLISDTLFWSYQRGGLAIFLAENVFEYYQVPYEFEELAIIAQNFHLKPLMPLFVEDGTFYVLALNQKHVKLLACSRFLHYEIPLEDVPTSLEEYLKYDDPERQLQFSSFNPAGGVGRSVASYHGHSLSDEEKTNLLRFFQEIEKGVRKTLQDSRSPLILAGVEYYLPMYREANQYSTVIEPGIVGSVEAFSNDELHEKAWEIVESYFQQAREEALSKYQEIVGTGRTSTDIKEIVLGAYTGRIATMFVASGKQQWGRFDKDTSEVILEDQSTIENQDLLNDAAIQTFLNNGTVYVVSEKLVPDNKEVAAMFRF
- a CDS encoding DEAD/DEAH box helicase → MPRKFSDLGIRRVLNEELHKQGITEATQIQAETIPLLLKGKDVIGQAQTGTGKTLAFLLPILERINTKKDAIQALIITPTREIAIQITAELNKYIDHVNAKVLACYGGQDVERQIQRLRSRHIVVGTPGRLLEHVGRGTIKLSDVSMVVLDEADQMLHMGFLPDVEEVITKTSSRRQTMLFSATIPKNVRVLAKKYMKKPTFVQVQEGKKITLDDIQQVMIDTTENKKTDLLCELIDKYRPYLAIVFCGKKEKAIEVNKELAERGYECDELHGELSQSKRQQVMKRFRDAKLQILIATDIAARGLDVEGVTHVFSYDIPRSTDWYIHRIGRTGRAGEKGMAITFVTPDDVEKLQKIEKGIASKLERRDKDGETIIKPTVKRTYQRGEGKASPDKKNAKGGKARGSKTGSVKGNRSTTKASGRTAAKSSSRTAKTSRISRTSTTPRKQS